A single Thermoleophilia bacterium DNA region contains:
- a CDS encoding SDR family oxidoreductase: MCGEDFANHVALVTGGASGIGEACVRNFAMAGAKVVVVDLNEAAGERVVAMAKRAGGDAVFLPVDVSDPAAAEGMVADAVSAFGRIDFAVNSAGIGGELNQTGDYSIEGWQRVIDTNLNGIFYCLRYEIPAMLATGGGAIVNMSSVLGSVGFRAAPAYVAAKHAVVGLTKAAALEYAPQGLRINAVGPGFIKTPLLMASLDDAAQSAVAGMHAMGRLGEPDEVADLVAFLCSAKAGFLTGGYYVVDGGYTAQ; encoded by the coding sequence ATGTGTGGTGAGGACTTTGCGAATCACGTGGCGTTGGTGACAGGTGGCGCATCCGGCATCGGTGAGGCCTGTGTGCGCAACTTCGCGATGGCGGGTGCCAAAGTCGTCGTCGTCGACCTCAACGAAGCGGCCGGCGAGCGTGTCGTGGCGATGGCCAAGCGCGCCGGTGGCGACGCCGTGTTCTTGCCGGTCGACGTCAGCGATCCGGCGGCTGCGGAAGGCATGGTCGCGGACGCGGTGTCCGCGTTCGGGCGCATCGACTTCGCCGTGAACAGCGCCGGTATCGGCGGCGAACTCAATCAGACAGGCGACTACTCTATCGAAGGCTGGCAGAGGGTCATCGATACCAACCTCAACGGGATCTTCTACTGTCTGCGCTACGAGATCCCGGCGATGCTGGCCACGGGTGGGGGTGCGATCGTCAATATGTCGTCGGTACTCGGATCGGTCGGGTTTCGCGCCGCGCCGGCGTATGTGGCCGCCAAGCACGCCGTCGTGGGGCTCACCAAGGCGGCGGCGCTCGAATACGCCCCGCAGGGGTTGCGCATCAACGCCGTCGGGCCGGGCTTCATCAAGACGCCGCTCCTCATGGCCAGCCTCGACGATGCGGCGCAGTCTGCAGTCGCGGGAATGCACGCGATGGGGCGGCTGGGCGAGCCAGACGAGGTGGCCGACTTGGTTGCCTTCCTCTGCTCGGCGAAGGCCGGCTTTCTCACCGGCGGCTACTATGTCGTCGACGGCGGCTACACGGCACAGTAG
- a CDS encoding GyrI-like domain-containing protein, whose protein sequence is MFEAHVVENRATTVAYLTMVGSYDQIASGFIALYSWIEECGHAAVGSPHATFLTDPVLVAEDEARWELWTEIYAVSYVPGTMDQSGCGIKIVPQRTLATTVHEGPVDSIETTHESLGIWVVERGFRIVGPPEEMYLTDAMDVSPEQIRTQVGIPVRCV, encoded by the coding sequence GTGTTCGAAGCACACGTTGTGGAGAACCGAGCGACCACGGTCGCCTACCTCACCATGGTCGGATCGTACGATCAGATCGCGTCCGGCTTCATCGCGCTGTACTCCTGGATTGAGGAATGCGGCCACGCCGCGGTCGGCAGCCCTCACGCGACGTTCCTGACCGATCCTGTCCTCGTTGCCGAGGATGAGGCCCGTTGGGAGCTCTGGACAGAGATCTACGCTGTCTCGTACGTCCCCGGCACGATGGATCAGAGCGGTTGCGGCATCAAGATCGTGCCGCAGCGGACCCTCGCCACGACCGTCCACGAGGGTCCGGTCGACTCCATCGAGACAACCCACGAGAGCCTCGGGATCTGGGTCGTCGAACGCGGCTTCCGCATCGTCGGACCGCCCGAGGAGATGTACCTCACCGACGCAATGGATGTGAGTCCGGAGCAGATTCGCACCCAAGTCGGAATCCCGGTGCGCTGCGTCTAG
- a CDS encoding DUF3465 domain-containing protein has protein sequence MTRLRVGAGVALWLSLAVVGAAGAVACADAPENSPGPAASDGVFTNDDIAVMDAILAQAFEEHAHNLQVEGRGTVVRVLADDEDGSRHQRFVLRLGSGQTLLIAHNIDLAPRINSLRVRDTVAFYGEYEWNEEGGTIHWTHIDPDGEHVAGWLRHRNRVYR, from the coding sequence GTGACACGGCTGCGGGTTGGCGCTGGGGTGGCTCTCTGGCTCTCGTTGGCGGTAGTAGGGGCTGCCGGCGCGGTCGCCTGTGCCGATGCGCCGGAGAATTCACCGGGACCGGCGGCGAGCGACGGCGTCTTCACCAACGACGACATCGCCGTCATGGATGCCATTCTTGCGCAGGCGTTCGAGGAGCACGCCCACAACCTTCAGGTGGAAGGACGCGGGACGGTTGTGCGTGTGCTTGCGGACGATGAAGACGGTAGCCGTCATCAGCGCTTTGTCCTGCGTCTCGGTTCGGGGCAGACGCTTCTGATTGCGCACAACATCGATCTCGCGCCGCGCATCAACAGCTTGCGTGTGCGCGATACCGTAGCGTTCTACGGTGAGTACGAGTGGAACGAAGAAGGCGGAACGATTCACTGGACGCACATCGACCCAGACGGCGAACACGTCGCCGGTTGGCTGCGGCACCGTAATCGAGTGTATCGGTAG
- a CDS encoding acetylornithine transaminase has translation MRFDEYPSQTLMDITPRPPLVFVRGEGSWLWDHEGTKYLDFVQGWAVNCLGHCPPEIVAALNEQASTLITPSPAFYNEPALDLAARIVRHSVMQQVFFANSGAEANEGAIKLARKWGTLHKNGAFEIITFEDSFHGRTLATMSASGKPQFRELFEPKVPGFPKARLNDLESVERLIGEQTVAVMLEPIQGEAGVIPAEAAFLRALRELTRRHNLLLIVDEIQTGVGRTGTLWGYEDADVAPDIMTLGKMLGGGVPLAALVATDAASCFAHGDQGGTYNGNPLMAKVGCAVLDAVLAPGFLEGVRERGAYLEGRLRELSARRGLGEVRGRGMLLALETGAAIATDVAERARVAGLLVNAPRPSVLRFMPALTVSEAEIDTALAILERAVGDAQEAATVS, from the coding sequence ATGAGATTCGACGAGTATCCCAGTCAGACGCTGATGGACATCACACCGCGGCCGCCGCTCGTCTTCGTCCGCGGCGAGGGCTCGTGGCTCTGGGATCACGAAGGCACCAAGTATCTCGACTTCGTCCAGGGTTGGGCGGTCAACTGTCTCGGGCACTGCCCGCCGGAGATCGTTGCGGCGCTGAACGAACAGGCGAGCACGCTGATCACGCCGAGCCCGGCCTTCTACAACGAACCAGCACTCGACTTGGCGGCGCGCATCGTGCGCCACAGCGTGATGCAGCAAGTGTTCTTTGCCAACAGCGGCGCCGAAGCCAATGAAGGAGCCATCAAGCTGGCGCGGAAGTGGGGCACGCTGCACAAGAACGGCGCTTTCGAGATCATCACGTTCGAGGACTCGTTTCACGGTCGTACGCTGGCGACGATGTCCGCCTCCGGCAAGCCGCAGTTCCGCGAGCTCTTCGAGCCCAAAGTCCCGGGCTTCCCCAAGGCGCGACTCAACGACCTGGAGTCGGTGGAGCGCCTGATCGGCGAGCAGACCGTCGCCGTGATGCTGGAACCCATTCAGGGCGAGGCCGGGGTGATTCCCGCGGAAGCCGCGTTTCTGCGCGCGCTGCGTGAGCTCACGCGGCGCCACAACCTGCTGTTGATCGTCGACGAGATCCAGACGGGCGTTGGTCGCACCGGCACGCTCTGGGGCTACGAAGACGCCGACGTTGCTCCCGACATCATGACGCTGGGCAAGATGCTGGGTGGCGGCGTGCCACTGGCGGCGCTTGTCGCCACGGATGCGGCTTCGTGCTTCGCCCACGGCGACCAGGGCGGCACGTACAACGGCAACCCGTTGATGGCGAAGGTCGGATGCGCGGTACTCGACGCCGTGCTCGCGCCAGGATTCCTGGAGGGAGTGCGCGAGCGTGGCGCCTACCTTGAAGGACGGCTGCGTGAGCTCTCGGCGCGGCGCGGACTCGGCGAAGTGAGAGGACGGGGCATGTTGCTGGCGCTCGAGACCGGCGCCGCGATCGCTACTGATGTGGCCGAGCGGGCACGCGTTGCCGGTCTGCTCGTGAATGCACCGCGGCCCAGCGTGCTGCGCTTCATGCCGGCACTCACGGTGAGCGAAGCCGAGATCGACACGGCGCTGGCCATTCTCGAGCGCGCCGTCGGCGATGCGCAGGAAGCGGCCACGGTCTCCTGA
- a CDS encoding winged helix DNA-binding domain-containing protein, which translates to MEQASTGGASKPLSPRALNRATLARQLLLERSDLSPLEALHHLVGLQAQSPQSWYVGLWSRLNGFDPQTASQLLEERALVRIALMRAEVHVVTADDCAVLQPVMRATSLAEFEQSWAERLKSVDREVFVQRAGEVFAEGALTYPEIGERLLEIFSDASPTSLMQAARLLLPLVQTPPRGLWNASGPLAHTTAEAWLGRSLGPAIAAPQLVKRYLAAFGPATVPDLEAWAGLPGLGAALEGLRSELVVLRDPFGREYFDVPDAPRPDSSTPAPVRFLHNRDNLLHAYADNSRVTNAEIFAQLPSPGDYQGGAVLVDGIVCAVWRLMDSGASAYLSVAALTGLSDDDAEAIVAEGRALLAVLEPRAERGVLVAGMQSA; encoded by the coding sequence ATGGAGCAGGCATCAACGGGCGGCGCGTCGAAACCTTTGAGCCCACGGGCGCTCAACAGGGCGACGTTGGCGCGCCAGCTCCTGCTCGAGCGTTCTGACCTCTCGCCGCTCGAGGCGCTCCATCATCTCGTCGGACTGCAAGCGCAGTCGCCGCAGTCCTGGTATGTCGGTCTTTGGAGCCGGCTCAACGGCTTCGATCCGCAGACGGCCTCACAGTTGCTCGAGGAGCGCGCTCTGGTGCGTATCGCACTCATGCGCGCCGAGGTCCACGTCGTCACTGCGGACGATTGCGCAGTGCTTCAGCCTGTGATGCGTGCCACGAGTCTCGCCGAGTTCGAACAGTCTTGGGCGGAACGCCTGAAGAGCGTCGATCGAGAGGTCTTCGTGCAACGTGCCGGCGAGGTCTTTGCGGAGGGTGCGCTCACGTACCCAGAGATCGGTGAGCGGTTGCTCGAGATCTTTTCGGATGCGAGCCCGACGTCGCTCATGCAGGCGGCGCGGCTCTTGCTTCCCCTGGTGCAGACGCCGCCACGCGGCTTGTGGAACGCCAGCGGACCGCTTGCGCACACTACGGCCGAGGCTTGGCTCGGTCGCTCGCTTGGTCCCGCCATCGCCGCGCCGCAACTCGTGAAGCGCTACCTCGCCGCCTTCGGCCCCGCCACGGTGCCCGATCTGGAGGCTTGGGCGGGGCTTCCCGGTCTGGGCGCGGCCCTGGAGGGCTTGCGTTCGGAGCTGGTTGTGCTCCGTGACCCGTTCGGGCGCGAGTACTTCGATGTGCCCGACGCGCCGCGACCTGACTCGTCCACGCCTGCGCCGGTGCGCTTCCTGCACAATCGCGACAACCTCCTGCACGCCTATGCCGACAACAGCCGAGTCACGAACGCGGAGATCTTCGCGCAGTTGCCGTCGCCGGGCGACTACCAGGGCGGTGCCGTGCTCGTCGACGGCATCGTTTGCGCCGTGTGGCGCCTTATGGACTCGGGCGCCAGCGCGTACCTCAGTGTCGCAGCTCTCACAGGGCTGAGCGACGACGACGCCGAGGCCATCGTCGCCGAAGGAAGAGCACTTCTGGCCGTGCTGGAACCGCGCGCCGAGCGTGGCGTGTTGGTGGCCGGCATGCAGAGCGCGTAA
- a CDS encoding SAM-dependent methyltransferase: MTGETGAGADLSMTAAWTAAVRAAESRRDDRLFFDPWAETLAGPEGEAWLAKRDPQSTVPIILRTRFFDDLVLKAVAEEGIRQLVLLGAGYDTRAYRLDLPETMRVYEVDRADVLTRKQRLLDEAGAQLKCERIPVAADVTGDWEAPLTAAGLVAGEAAIWLLEGFLFYLPSRKVSDLLARIDATAAGGSWIGFDAINELVLTSPFTRSWVEMQAAEGAPWLGTFDNPEKHLKRRGWRPQVTQFGEEGADHGRWQGPVVDRDVPDVPRFWLVSARRPYTFRAVTGEAAAQGDLGGQVPGGMGGQVPSGAGGQLPGGMGGPGCGPGCGVPGPGQPGPGQPGTGVPGMGPHRLASGGGFGGPGGLGAFGGPGGFGGPGGPGGEPGGSGGPMGRPPVKRSPSK; this comes from the coding sequence ATGACAGGCGAAACTGGCGCAGGGGCTGATCTGAGTATGACGGCGGCGTGGACGGCGGCTGTACGCGCCGCCGAGAGTCGTCGTGACGACCGGCTCTTCTTCGATCCTTGGGCCGAGACGCTGGCCGGTCCCGAAGGCGAGGCCTGGCTGGCCAAGCGCGACCCACAGAGTACCGTGCCGATCATCCTCCGTACGCGCTTCTTCGACGACCTTGTGCTCAAGGCTGTCGCCGAGGAGGGGATTCGGCAGCTCGTCCTTCTCGGCGCAGGCTACGATACGCGCGCCTACCGGCTGGATCTGCCGGAAACGATGCGCGTCTACGAGGTCGACAGGGCTGACGTACTCACACGCAAGCAGCGCCTGCTCGACGAGGCCGGCGCACAGCTCAAGTGCGAACGCATTCCGGTGGCGGCCGACGTCACCGGCGATTGGGAGGCGCCACTTACTGCCGCCGGCCTCGTCGCCGGGGAGGCCGCGATCTGGCTCCTCGAGGGCTTTCTCTTCTACCTGCCGAGTCGTAAGGTGAGCGACCTCCTCGCTCGTATCGACGCGACGGCCGCCGGTGGCAGCTGGATCGGTTTCGACGCCATCAACGAGCTGGTGCTCACGTCGCCGTTCACCCGGTCGTGGGTGGAGATGCAGGCCGCTGAGGGCGCTCCGTGGTTGGGCACGTTCGACAACCCGGAGAAACACCTCAAGCGCCGGGGATGGCGGCCGCAGGTGACGCAGTTCGGCGAGGAAGGCGCCGATCACGGTCGCTGGCAGGGGCCGGTCGTGGACAGAGACGTGCCCGACGTGCCGCGCTTCTGGTTGGTGTCGGCGCGCCGTCCGTACACCTTCCGTGCCGTCACCGGCGAAGCAGCGGCGCAAGGCGACTTGGGCGGCCAGGTGCCGGGTGGGATGGGCGGTCAGGTGCCGAGCGGTGCAGGCGGCCAGCTACCGGGTGGCATGGGCGGACCTGGGTGTGGTCCCGGCTGCGGAGTCCCCGGTCCGGGTCAACCTGGCCCCGGTCAACCGGGAACGGGTGTGCCCGGCATGGGTCCCCACCGGTTGGCCTCTGGCGGCGGCTTCGGCGGCCCGGGCGGTCTTGGCGCCTTTGGCGGACCGGGCGGCTTTGGCGGACCGGGCGGCCCAGGCGGCGAGCCGGGAGGCTCGGGCGGACCCATGGGTCGGCCTCCCGTCAAGCGTTCCCCATCGAAGTAG
- a CDS encoding SLAC1 anion channel family protein: protein MRRSSNTRKGIIATAEVAVPARLQYLPISVFSIVLGLCGYVMATQKVGALHGFSPQAGQILLAVTTAIYGLLVALYVAKAVRWWPEVAAELKHPTKLSFFPAISISLLLLSAAFLDVDRQVSAVLWYVGVGLQLIVSLGVLSAWIRHTHFQIQHFSPAWFIPVVGNLIVPVAGVEHGPADVSWLFFAAGLVFGIVLFAILMYRMLFHQPLNDRLLPTLFIVVAPPAVGAISYYKLTGAFDAFFRVLYFLAAFLLLLLIVHASGFVRVKFSLSWWAYLFPIAAFTIVTTVVSRVQTSSFYSTIATGLWVALTALVIIVAARTLVAIARHEICVPE from the coding sequence ATGCGCCGATCAAGCAATACCCGTAAGGGTATCATCGCAACAGCGGAGGTGGCCGTGCCGGCGCGCCTGCAGTACCTGCCGATCAGCGTGTTCTCCATCGTGCTCGGCCTATGCGGATACGTGATGGCGACGCAGAAGGTCGGAGCCTTGCACGGCTTCTCGCCGCAAGCCGGTCAGATCCTGCTGGCGGTCACAACCGCGATCTACGGCCTGCTCGTGGCGCTGTACGTGGCCAAGGCGGTTCGCTGGTGGCCCGAGGTCGCCGCGGAGCTCAAGCATCCCACCAAATTGAGCTTCTTCCCGGCCATATCGATCTCTCTCCTGCTGTTGAGCGCCGCGTTTCTCGACGTCGATCGGCAGGTGTCTGCCGTCCTCTGGTACGTGGGCGTCGGTCTCCAGTTGATTGTGTCGCTGGGCGTGCTCTCGGCTTGGATACGCCACACGCACTTTCAGATCCAGCATTTCAGTCCCGCGTGGTTCATTCCCGTGGTCGGCAACCTCATCGTCCCCGTGGCCGGCGTCGAACACGGGCCCGCCGATGTCTCCTGGCTGTTCTTCGCCGCCGGGCTCGTCTTCGGGATCGTGCTCTTCGCGATCCTCATGTACCGCATGCTGTTTCATCAGCCGCTGAATGACCGGCTACTGCCGACGCTCTTCATCGTCGTCGCGCCACCCGCCGTCGGTGCGATCTCGTACTACAAGCTCACGGGAGCGTTCGACGCTTTCTTTCGCGTCCTGTACTTCCTGGCCGCCTTTCTGCTTCTCCTCCTGATCGTGCACGCCAGCGGCTTCGTGCGCGTCAAGTTCTCTCTGTCCTGGTGGGCATACCTCTTCCCCATCGCAGCCTTCACGATCGTCACGACGGTTGTCTCCAGAGTGCAGACTTCGAGCTTCTACAGCACGATCGCCACCGGCCTCTGGGTCGCTCTCACGGCGCTCGTGATCATCGTCGCCGCCCGGACCCTGGTCGCCATCGCCCGGCACGAGATCTGCGTTCCGGAATAG
- a CDS encoding Fur family transcriptional regulator, whose product MKHEEAPARRRRLGEQVTVPVDEGERRVRALSEGIRAAGLRLTHQRLEVVRVLTADDTHPDVETIYRKVRTRMPTISLDTVYRTLSTFEDLGLLERVGVAPGPTRYDGNPRPHHHFVCRRCGLVRDLDEDSEQAASANPQTGALDTIESVHVEYRGLCAACAQQAPRTSNPQPNVRKEHH is encoded by the coding sequence ATGAAGCACGAGGAAGCGCCGGCGCGCCGCCGGCGCTTGGGAGAGCAGGTGACAGTCCCTGTTGACGAAGGTGAACGCCGCGTGCGGGCCCTCTCCGAGGGCATCCGCGCGGCCGGCCTGCGCCTTACACACCAGCGCCTCGAAGTGGTGCGTGTGCTCACCGCCGACGACACGCACCCAGACGTCGAGACGATCTACCGCAAGGTGCGCACTCGGATGCCGACGATCTCGCTCGACACCGTCTACCGCACCCTGTCGACCTTCGAGGACTTGGGGCTCCTGGAACGCGTCGGCGTCGCCCCTGGACCGACGCGATACGACGGCAATCCGCGCCCCCACCACCATTTCGTCTGCCGCCGTTGCGGCCTCGTGCGCGATCTCGACGAGGACAGCGAACAGGCGGCGAGCGCCAATCCGCAGACGGGGGCGCTCGACACGATCGAGTCCGTCCACGTCGAGTACCGCGGCCTGTGCGCGGCCTGCGCGCAGCAGGCGCCGCGCACAAGCAATCCACAACCGAACGTCCGAAAGGAGCACCACTGA
- a CDS encoding rubrerythrin family protein: MSIKGTRTEQNLLKAFAGESQARMRYTYFAKAAKKEGFDQIAGIFQETADNEQEHAKIFFKYLEGGPVEITATYPAGVIGTTAENLFAAAEGELEEWSELYPTFADIAEEEGFKDVAASFRQIAKVETQHEKRYRKLLENVNGGTVFAKDGKVWWKCRNCGYVVEAAKAPALCPACKHAQEYFELLAENY, encoded by the coding sequence ATGAGCATCAAGGGCACCCGCACCGAGCAGAACCTCCTCAAAGCGTTCGCCGGCGAGAGCCAGGCACGCATGCGCTACACGTACTTCGCGAAGGCAGCGAAGAAGGAGGGCTTCGACCAGATCGCGGGGATCTTCCAGGAGACGGCCGACAACGAGCAAGAGCACGCCAAGATCTTCTTCAAGTACCTCGAGGGCGGACCGGTCGAGATCACCGCAACCTACCCCGCAGGCGTCATCGGCACTACTGCCGAGAACCTCTTCGCCGCCGCCGAGGGCGAGCTCGAGGAGTGGTCCGAGCTGTACCCGACCTTCGCCGACATCGCCGAAGAGGAGGGCTTCAAGGACGTCGCCGCCTCGTTCCGCCAGATCGCCAAGGTAGAGACGCAGCACGAGAAGCGCTACCGCAAGCTGCTCGAGAACGTCAACGGCGGTACCGTCTTCGCCAAGGACGGCAAGGTGTGGTGGAAGTGCCGCAACTGCGGCTACGTCGTCGAGGCGGCCAAGGCGCCGGCGCTGTGCCCGGCCTGCAAGCACGCCCAGGAGTACTTCGAG